AACGGCGACGGCGGCGGCTTCGACCTGCAGGGCTTCCTGTCGCTGCCGCGGGTGCTGCTGTTCACGTCGATCATCGCGGTGATCGACGTGGTCCTGGCGACCGCGCTGGCCACCCTCGGCGCCTTCATCTACAACCTGTCGGCGGGGCTCGTCGGGGGCGTGGAGCTCACTCTCGCCGAGGACGAGTGAGGCCCTGACGGAAGGGCGTTCCCGGGCCCCGGGGAACCGATTTTGGGAACGCCTCTGAAGTGCGCTAATCTTTCGGTGCAGCGAACGCGCGGCTATAGCTCAGACGGTTAGAGCGCTTCCCTGATAAGGAAGAGGCCCCAGGTTCAAGTCCTGGTAGCCGCACTGCACAATCGGCCCGGCCGGGGAACTCCCCGGCCGGGCCGATTCGTTGTACGGAGGCGGAAGTTGGTCCGCGTCGGACGCTGCGGATGAGGCGTTGCCGACCGCGGGCTAGGTAACCGATCGATATCGACCGGTGTGTATCATCGGCCGACATAGGTCCCCTACGTCAACGAAAGACGAGGTCGCGCGGTGAAGAAGCTTCTCCTGGTCGCACTGGCCGCCATCGGCGGGCTCCTCGTGTACCGCCAGATCCAGGCGGATCGCGCCGAGCAGGATCTGTGGACGGAGGCGACCGACTCCGTGCCCGCAGGTTCGGGTGTCTGAGACCCAAAAACGCACAGCAGGTTCGTACGGACCCCGATTGCCCGAGGGCGGTCGGGGTTTCGTATGTCCGGGGGCGGCGTGACGGTGGGGCCGGACGCCGGCCGGGGTGGCTGATTGTCGTTGCAGGACCGTGACGGCGACCCCTCTTGGGTTTGCTATAGCACATAAATAGCTTGCAGGAGCAAAGCTTCTGTCTGTGGCGTGACCAGCAGGACACACGGGGGATCAAGGCATGGCACTCCGACCACGCAGGGGGGCGGTGGCGTTGCTCGGGGGGCTGCTGTTGGCCCTGACCGCCGCGCCCTTTCCGGCCACCGCGGCCGCGCCCGCCGCCGCACCGTCCGCCGACGGCTCCGGCATGGTGATGGTGCTCGACTCCTCGGGCTCGATGGCCGCGGACGACGGCTCGGGCAGCACCCGGATCGCCTCCGCCCGGAAAGCCGTGGGCACGGTCGTCGACGCCCTGCCGGCCGGGTATCCGGTCGGCCTGCGGGTCTACGGGGCCGACAAATCCAAGGGGTGCGACGACACCCGGCTCGCCCAGCCGGTCAGCCCCCTCGGCCGGGCGGGTCTCAAGCGGGCCGTCGCGGGCGTCAGGCCCAAGGGCGACACCCCCATCCGGCTCTCCTTGCACAAGGCGGCGCAGGATCTGCCCGCCGCCGGCGGGGGAGCGACCGGCAAGCGGACGATCCTGCTGATCTCCGACGGCGAGGACAACTGCCAGGCGCCACCGCCGTGCAAGGTTGCCGCCCAACTCGCCGCGTCCGGTGTGGATCTGCACATCGACGCCGTCGGATTTCAGGTGGCGGGCAAGGCCCGTGCACAGCTGGAGTGCCTCGCCGAGGCCGGCAACGGCCGGTACTACGACGCGCCTGCCGCCGCGTCGCTCGCCCGCCAGCTCCAGCGGGCGGGGCAACTGTCCGTGGCCAGCTACCGGTTGAAGGGCCGGCGCCTCCACGGTGCGGCGGCCAGGGGCGGTGCGCCGAGCATGGGCCTCGGCCAGTATCTGGACTCCATCGGACCGAACGAAGAGCGTTACTACGCCGTCGGGCTGGACGCGGTCTCCACGGCGGACTTCTCGGCGACCGTGGCACCGCAGTCCGGTGCGACCGTCGGCCTGCTCGACACGGTGCGCACCCGCATCGACTACGGCACCGACAGCACCTGCGAGTCGGCCACCGGGATGTTCGGGCAGACGGAGAGGGCGACGCCGCTCACCTCGGCGGTCAGCCGGGTCCCCTCGCAGAACGGCTACGGCCCCTGTGACAAGGCGGGGCGGCACTGGCTGGTCGTCGAGCGCCGGTCCGCCAAGGGCTCGGACGCCGCGCGGTGGCCGATAGAGCTGACGTTTCACGTGGAACATCCGCTGAAGAATGGCGTCACGCCCGCCCAGTCGGAGCCGGAGTACGGAGCGGGCGGCAAGGACGCCACGCTGCCCACGACCGCGCCCCAGGACACCACCGGCGGCACCGGTTTCAACGACGCCCGCGCGCTGCGCCCGGGCGTCTGGCGGGACAAGGTGCTGCCGGCCCAGACCCTTTGGTACAAGGTGCGGGTCGGCTGGGGCCAGCAGCTCCGCTACGACGTGGAGTTCGCCAACGAGCCGACGGTCAAGGGCCACAGCTCCACCACGACCTACGGCGGCACCCAGGTCTACACCCCGTCCCGTACGCCGGTCGGCAGCGGCACCGGCCGGTTCGACCCGCAGGTGCCCTACGACGGGCGACTGACCGCCCTCAGCATGGGAACGGTCCCGGTCGCCTGAACCAACCGCTATGAGGGGCACCCCGATGTCACCCCCGTTCGCGACAAGGGCGACTGAATCCGGGCCCTCGCCGGACGGCGCGCCGGGCGGCAGTGGAGGATGGTCCACCGGACGTGTGGTGGCGCTCGCCGTGGGCGCTGTGGGCGTGCTGCTGCTGGCCGGCGTCGCGCCGGCCTACGTACGGGCTCGCAGGAAGCCGGCGGGCGCGGGCGGGATTTCGGACCGATGAGGGGTGGCTCGTGGTGACGGGGCGCAGGACGACTCGGGCGATGTTTCACGTGAAACAGGGACGCAGAGCGATTGCCGTCCTGGCGGCGCTCGCCGCGGGAACGGCCCTGCCGGGGGTGATGGCGGTGGCCCGGGCCGAAAGCCTCCCCGGCTACCGGACGGCGAAAGGCGCCACAGAGGTCCGGGGCACCTCCAGCGCCGCGGACGCCCCACAGCTGACGCCCGGTGTGCACACCGACGCCATCAAGCGGGGTGAGCAGAAGTACTACGCGGTCACCCTGGACGCCCGGCACACCGCGTACTTCTCGGCGGTCGCGGCGCCCCGGCCGGGCACCAAGGTCGAGGACTACAAGGACAAGCTCACCATCAGCATCCAGGACAGCAGCGGGACTTCCTGCGGGCCGGACGCGACGCCGTCCTTCAACGGCGGCGGTATGGCGTACCCGATCGCCGACTACGCCGCCCGACGCATCGGTGCCGACCGTACGGAGTGCCAGAAGGCCGGCCCGTACTACGTGGTGGTCAAGCGGGAGGGCTCGGCCACGTCCGGGTCCGACCCCTGGCCGATCGAGCTGGATCGCCTCGATGAGCCGCCGCTCAAGGGCGTGGCGCCGGCGCGGCCGGCACCGGGCAGCTGGAGCACCGCGGCGCCTGCCCCGCGCACGGACCCCACGAAGCGCACCGCCAGGGGTGGCAC
The sequence above is a segment of the Streptomyces lydicus genome. Coding sequences within it:
- a CDS encoding DLW-39 family protein, with translation MKKLLLVALAAIGGLLVYRQIQADRAEQDLWTEATDSVPAGSGV
- a CDS encoding vWA domain-containing protein, translating into MALRPRRGAVALLGGLLLALTAAPFPATAAAPAAAPSADGSGMVMVLDSSGSMAADDGSGSTRIASARKAVGTVVDALPAGYPVGLRVYGADKSKGCDDTRLAQPVSPLGRAGLKRAVAGVRPKGDTPIRLSLHKAAQDLPAAGGGATGKRTILLISDGEDNCQAPPPCKVAAQLAASGVDLHIDAVGFQVAGKARAQLECLAEAGNGRYYDAPAAASLARQLQRAGQLSVASYRLKGRRLHGAAARGGAPSMGLGQYLDSIGPNEERYYAVGLDAVSTADFSATVAPQSGATVGLLDTVRTRIDYGTDSTCESATGMFGQTERATPLTSAVSRVPSQNGYGPCDKAGRHWLVVERRSAKGSDAARWPIELTFHVEHPLKNGVTPAQSEPEYGAGGKDATLPTTAPQDTTGGTGFNDARALRPGVWRDKVLPAQTLWYKVRVGWGQQLRYDVEFANEPTVKGHSSTTTYGGTQVYTPSRTPVGSGTGRFDPQVPYDGRLTALSMGTVPVA